DNA sequence from the Marinilongibacter aquaticus genome:
ACCCGCAGACTGTTTGAATTCGCGGCAATCCAAAATCATTTCGTGAGCACAACGTCCATTCGCTCCTGCATAAAGTATTTTGAAATCTCCTTCCAATCTTGTTTTTATATAATTGGCATTCAAGATGGCATTTTTTGTGGCATTCGTTAAGCCTTCTGCACCCATCATCGCAATGTAGGCGTAAGAAATAGGCAAGATACTCGCACTGCCCCAAGGAGCCGCAGAAACCGCATGAATTGAGCCAAACTCCTGCTCGCTTTCCTGATCTGGTCTGGGCTTCACCTCGACATGACCGGGCAAGAAAGGGATCAGATCTTTCACCACACCGATAGGCCCCATACCCGGCCCACCGCCACCGTGTGGAATACAGAATGTTTTGTGCAAATTCAAATGGCATACATCGGCCCCAATCGAAGCCGGAGAGGTAAGCCCCACTTGGGCATTCATATTGGCCCCATCCATATATACCCGTCCACCGTAATGGTGTACAATCTGGCAAATCTCCTTTATACCTTCTTCAAAAACGCCATGTGTTGAGGGGTAGGTCACCATCAAACAAGAAAGGTCTTCGGCATGTTCTTCGGCCTTTGCACGCAAGGCGTCGATATCAATATTCCCGAAATCGTCGCAAGGCGTGACCACCACATGCATACCCGCCATCACGGCTGAAGCCGGGTTTGTACCGTGAGCAGAAGAAGGGATCAAAACCACATTCCGCTTGTGATCGCCACGGCTTTCATGGTATGCACGAATCACCATCAAACCGGCATATTCGCCCTGAGCACCCGAATTGGGCTGAAGCGAAATGGCATCAAAACCTGTAATTTCACGAAGCCATTGACGAAGATTCGCGAACAATTCCTGATAACCTTCAGTTTGTGCAGCTGGAGCAAAAGGGTGAATGCCCGCGAATTCGGGCCAAGAAATGGGAATCATCTCTGAAGTGGCATTCAATTTCATTGTGCAACTTCCCAAGGAAATCATGGAATGCACAAGCGACAAATCCTTCGATTCCAAATATTTAAGATAACGCAGCATCTCGTGTTCTGTATGGTGCACATTGAACACAGGATGGGTCATGAATTCTGAAGTTCTTTTCAATCCTACACCGAAATCCGCTTCCACTTCTGCTTTCAAATTCATCCGCACACGTTTGCCATTGGCTTCAGCAAATATCTCGAGCAATTCGCCCACATCTGCCAATGTTTTGGCTTCGTCGAAACTCACACAAACCAAAGCTTCGCTGACATAATAAAGATTGATGCCCTTTGCTAAAGCCAATTCCTGAATTTTACTCGCTTCGGGCACTTCAATGGCAACTGTATCGAAAAAGTCGTTGTGTACCACATGATAATCGAGCCCTTGAACCGAATTGGCAAAAAACTGTGCCAAACCGTGAACGCGGCCAGCAATCCTTTTAATGCCGGCCTGTCCATGATACACACCATAAGCCGCCGATATGACAGCCAAAAGCACTTGAGCCGTACAAATATTCGAAGTGGCTTTCTCTCTACGAATATGCTGCTCACGCGTTTGCAAGGCCATACGGTAGGCATCGTTTCCTTCGGCATCTTTCGACAGCCCGATAATCCTTCCCGGAATTTGCCTTTTGTATTCTTCCAAAGTAGCGAAATAAGCTGCGTGCGGCCCACCGAGGCCCATGGGCACGCCAAAACGCTGTGTGGTACCCAAGACAACATCCGCCCCCATTTCACCTGCCGGCTTAAAAAGTGCCAAAGAAAGCAAATCAGCAGCAACGGCTACTTTCACTCCAGCATCATGGGCTTCTCCTATCAATTGCGAATAATCTTTCACTTCGCCATTTTTCCCGGGATTCTGCAAAAGCAATCCAAACACATCTTCGGCAAAGTCCAAATCTTTCAAAGCACAAACCTCTACCTTTATGTCCAACGATTCTGCACGGCCCTTCACTACATCTATCGTATGTGCATAGCAGTTTTCGGCAATCAGAAAACGATCGGCTACTTTCTTTTTGGCTCCTTTTCTGGTGGCATAGAACATCGCCATCGCCTCTGCGGCGGCGGTAGCCTCATCGAGCAAAGAAGCATTCGCCAAAGGCATGCCCGTCAAATCGCAAACCATGGTCTGGAAATTGAAAAGCATTTCTAAGCGGCCTTGGGCAATCTCGGCTTGATACGGAGTATATGCGGTGTACCAAGCTGGGTTTTCGAGAATATTGCGTTGAATGACCGTGGGCAATAAAGTATCGTAATACCCCAAGCCAATATAAGATTTGAAAACCTTGTTCTCGTTTGCAATCCGTCTGATTTCGGCCAAGAAATCGCTTTCGCTCAAAGCCTCTGGCAATTGCAAAGGCTTGGCCAAACGGATGCCTTCGGGCAAAGTCTGACCGATGAGTTGATCAAGGTTTTCCACACCCAAAGTCTTGAGCATGGCGTTAAGATTTTTGCTGCGTTTCCCATGATGTCTTTCTTCAAATTGCTCATGGGCCATTAGATCAAATATCATATTGGCTTTTTTGATGAAGGTTTACTCTGAAAATGTGGGGCAAAAGTACAAAATCGCCATTGCTTGATAAAACAATTTCTTTGTAGGTTTATGAGCTCAACAATCATAGACAAAAACCAAAAATACAGATGAAACACTTTCTGCCACTGTGGGCACTCTATTTCTCTGTTGCATCGTATGCGGCAGCTCAAGACATTTCTGTAAAATACGCCGAAGGCATCAGCACCGAATCCCTAAGGGCCGACCTGAGCTATCTCGCCTCCGACGAACTCGAGGGCCGCGAGACATCTAAAGCAGGCCAATATACGGCAGCAAGATTTATTGCAGGGAAATTCAAAGAAATCGGGTTGCAACCCATAGTAGACCTCGACGGGCACAAATCCTATTTTCAGTGGTTCGAGGTAGCGGCCAAAGGGAAACGCATGAAATTGTTGAAACCCGGAGAAGAACTGCCCGACGGTTTCGAAAGGCGTGCAAGCATGAACGTGCTAGGCTATCTTGAAGGCAGCAGCAAGAAAGACGAGGTGGTGGTTATTACCGCACATTACGATCATATTGGAATATCGGCCGATGGCCAAATAAACAATGGAGCCGACGACGACGGATCAGGCACCTCTGCGGTGATCGAAATAGCCCGTGCCTTCGCAAAAGCCAAGGCCGAGGGCCATGGCCCAGCCCGCAGCATTTTGTTCATGACCGTGGCCGGCGAAGAAAAAGGCCTTTTAGGTTCTTCATATTACACCGATGTTAAGCCCGTATTACCATTGGATAAACTTGTCTGCGATTTGAACATCGACATGATCGGCAGAAAAGACAAACATCACGATACCGACAATTATTTGTACTTAATCGGTGCTGATAAAATCTCTACAGAATTGGACGAAATCAGCAAATCCACCAACGAGAAATACGGGCATTTCGCACTCGACTACACCTACAACGACGAGAAAGACCCCAACAGATTTTACTACAGGTCGGATCACTACAATTTTGCAAAAAACGGAATCCCCGTAATTTTCTATTTCACCGGAGTGCACGAAGATTACCATAAACCGGGAGATGATATTGACAAAATCCTATTTCCTAAATACACCCGTATCGTGCGGTTGATTTTCCACACTGCCTGGGAAGTGGCCAACCGAGACAAACGCCTCGAAAAAGACAAACTATGAATGAGGGGCTTGGGATTTTCATTTATTAAATGTTATATTTCGAAACTGTAGCAGAAGAAATCACTTTGAAGAGGTTGGAAATGAATCGATACTTACAAAAATCCACAGACAAGGCCGAAAATGGCCTTTTTATACAATGGGAAGTATATATTCGAAAAATCCAACAAAATAAAATTTCGAAGAAAAAAGCATTGATAAATGTTTTTGGTTCTAAGGTATTTTCCTTAGAATTGCCGAAGTTTTGTTTGAATTTTCAAAGCCCTAGTAGGCACAAGAGCTCTCTCAAAACGTACTCAATTAAATCAATTTATAATCTTTAATCGTTTTTAGAAACCCTAAAAATTTCTAATCCAATGGAAAAAAAGACTACTGCTCCATCGGCAAACAAGCCGGCAAACAAAAAAGCGGCGGCACCGAAAAAATCAGGTGGATTGAACGCAGCCATCATTATCCCTGTCCTACTTGTCATAGGTATTTGCATTTGGAAATTCCTTCTTGGAGATCCAGGGAACTTTGACGAAACAGGAAAGCACCCACAAAACTTTTTGGGAATCATCTATTCAGGAGGGGTTATCGTACCTATCTTGATCACTTGCTTCCTAACCGTAGTTGTTTTCTCTATCGAGCGTTCAATTACTATCGGAAAAGCCTCTGGTAAAGGCAACCTTGACGCATTCGTTTCTAAAGTAAGATCATTGCTAGACGGTGGCAAACTTGAAGAAGCTATCAAAGAATGTGACAAGCAACAAGGTACTGTGGGTAATGTAGCAAAAACTGCTTTGGCCAAGTACAACGAACTTATCCACGAAAAGGAATTCTCAAAAGATCAGAAGCTTGCTGCTCTTCAGAAAGAAGTAGAAGAAGCTACATCATTGGAATTGCCAATGTTGGAAAAGAACCTTTCTATCCTTTCAACTCTTGGTTCAGTTTCTACTTTGATCGCCCTATTGGGTACAGTATTGGGTATGATCCGTTCATTCTTTGCCATTGGTGAAGGTGGTGGTGCTCCTGATGCCGCTGAACTTGCCACAGGTATTGCAGAAGCCTTGATCAACACTGGTTTGGGTATCGGTACTTCGGCTATCGCCATTATCATGTACAACCTTTTCACTGCCAAGATCGACAGCCTTACTTACAAGATCGACGAAATCGGTATGAGTTTGCAGCAAACTTTCTCAGCGAATAATTAATGAACTAATTTTTTAGTTTTAAAAAATTGTTATTTATATTTGTTAAGAAATAAAACCGAATTTGAACTATGGCAGCTGTAAAACCAAAACGACATGGGCCGGCAATGGACATGACCGCGATGTGTGATGTAGCATTCTTGTTGCTTACATTCTTTATCATGGCTAGTTCATTTAAGAGTGAAGAAACAGTGAGTGTGAATACACCTTCGTCGATATCTGATGAGTTGATCCCTGAAACCGATATTTGCATGGTCACTATCGACCAAAATGGCAAATACTACTTCGGTGTACCCGATCCCTCTCAACGCGACGACTTCGCAAAGGCTCTTAGCGATGAATATAATTTAGGTCTTTCAGACCAAGAAATCATCAAATTCACCTCTTTGGCAGAAGTGGGCGTGCCCATGAAGCAGCTGAAAGGCTATGTGGATTTGAATGAAGCTCAACGAGCAAAAGTTGAATTGGAAGGTATTCCATTGGATTCGACCAATCTAGAATTGATCGATTGGGTGAAAACCTTCGGAGCAACTTTCAGCGGTGCGAAAATCGCCGTGCGTGGTGATGGTGCTACACCTTACCCTTCTTTGAAAAATTTATTTGACGAGTTTGGCAAGGCCGACTTGAACAAGTTCCAATTAATAACCAAAACCGAGAAAGAATAATGGCAGAGGTACAAGTAAAAGAAAGCGGTGGCGGTGATGGTAAGGTTCGCGTAAAAAAGAAGTCCGGTAAACCCGATATGACTCCCATGGTGGATTTGGGTTTCCTTTTGATTACCTTCTTTATTTATACAACGACCTTCAGCAAGCCCAATATCATGGGTTTCGCTACACCAAAAAAGGACGACAAGCCACCTGAAGAGCAAGAACAAGTAGATATCAAGGTATCAAATACCATCACCATCATACTTGGAGAAGACGATAGAGTTTTCTGGTATCAGAAACCTTTGAAAGAAGTAACTGTAGATGATTTGCACGAAACAGATTATTCTGCAGAAGGTATCAGAGCGGCCATCTTATTGAAGAAAAGCCAAGCTCTTACACCAGAAAACTGGACAGTGATTATCAAGCCAAGCGATGAATCGACATGGAAAAACACCGTGGATATTCTCGATGAAATGGCGATCACCGATAGTGAGAAAAAAGCGGTAGTAGACCTTCAGAAAGTTGAAAAAGAGGCATACTATACGAAGATCGGAAAACCAGTTCCGACCGAATAAGCAAATTATCCCAAGGATAAATAAAAGTCATTTGATTAATGGATCCTAAAAAGAACATAATCGGGGAGAATTTGGACGATATAATCTTTTCGAATAGAAATAAGGCATATGGTGCCTATTTCCTACGGAAAAATTACACCAAGTATCTAACCAGAGCGGCCGTGTTGGGCGTAAGTGCCTGCCTATTGGTCATCGGTGGTGCATGGGGATTTAACAAGTTCATCGCTCCGAATCTTGAAAAAGAGCAAGTAGATGTTGTAGACATCGACTTGTCCAAATTGGAAGAACAACTGGACGAGGAAGAGCCGCCACCGCCGCCGCCACCGCCGCCAGAAGAGCCACCACCACCACCACCAGAAGTGAAGCAGGTACAGTTTTTGCCTCCTGAGCCTAAGGCCGATGAAGAGGTAAAAATTGAAGAACCGCCTCCAACTTTGGAAGAAGTGGAGAAAGCTGTGATCTCGAATAAAGACGTAGAAGGTGATGATGTAGTAGATGCGTTTACTCCACCACCGCCACCTCCGCCAGCCGTAACCAAACCCGCAGGATTGGCCAAGCCTAAAGAGGAGCAAATCTTTACAGCTGTAGAACAGCAACCCGAGTTCCCCGGTGGAACAAAAGCCATGTACGAGTACATTGGTAAAAACATCAAATATCCGGCTGCTGCCCAGAGAGCCAACGTTTCAGGACGTGTATTCGTGAAATTCGTTGTGGAAAAAGATGGCTCGATAGGCAAAATTGACGTACTGAAAGGAATTGGATTTGGTTGTGATGAAGAAGCAATTCGTGTAATCAAATCAATGCCAAAATGGAACCCTGGTCGTCAGAATGGTAAAAATGTAAGGGTTTACTTTACAATGCCGGTGTTCTATCAATTAGAATGATGGGTAACAAATTTGATAATAACAAGCTTTGGAAAATCACACGGATAGCTTTGAATTTAACAATGGGTCTACTTTATGTCCTTGTCGGATATTATGTGATTCAGAAAAATTGGTTCATGACCTATCTCGAACCAAAGTTTAGTTATCCCTTGGGTGCCGTATTGATCGCGTATGGTCTATTTCGAATATACCGAACGTACCGTGTAGCTCAAGAATAGAAAAAGGCCATCGCAAATGATGGCCTTTTTTCTTTAACACATACTTTCGCTCGTTATGAAAAAAACATTCCTACTTACCGCTATTTTAACTCCCCTTTTGTACGGATGCCACTCTGTCGGAAAAACCGAACGGCTGCATGTAAACAAAGGGAAAGCCATTATTGCAGCCGACGAATCTTTCGAAGAAGTCGTGAAGGCTCAAGTGAATGCATACAAATCGCACTATCCCGAAACGGAATTCGAGGTCATATATGCTCCTGAACAAAAAGCCATACGTTTAATGCTAAGCGATTCGGCAGACATCGCGGTGGTCTCAAGAGAACTTAGTGCAGACGAACAAAAATATTTTACCAGTCGCCGAATTGACTACACTCCTGCCGAAATGGCCATAGACGCTGTAGTATTGGTGGTCAACAAAGATTTTGAACTCAACGAAATCAGTGAAGCTCGGGTAGCTTCTATTCTAAAAGGTGAAGACGAGGCTTTTCAACTGGTTTTTGACAACGGCAGCTCGAGCAATTTGAATTTCTTCTTGAATCATTTCAAGCTCGAGAAAGTGAGTAATAAAACCGTTTCTGCCGCCAAAGGCACCGAAGATGTTTTCGCCTATGTTGAAAATCACAAGAAAGCCATCGGCGTAATTGGCCTCAATTGGATCAGCGACGAAGACGACCCCAATGTTCGC
Encoded proteins:
- a CDS encoding ExbD/TolR family protein, yielding MAAVKPKRHGPAMDMTAMCDVAFLLLTFFIMASSFKSEETVSVNTPSSISDELIPETDICMVTIDQNGKYYFGVPDPSQRDDFAKALSDEYNLGLSDQEIIKFTSLAEVGVPMKQLKGYVDLNEAQRAKVELEGIPLDSTNLELIDWVKTFGATFSGAKIAVRGDGATPYPSLKNLFDEFGKADLNKFQLITKTEKE
- a CDS encoding MotA/TolQ/ExbB proton channel family protein, with translation MEKKTTAPSANKPANKKAAAPKKSGGLNAAIIIPVLLVIGICIWKFLLGDPGNFDETGKHPQNFLGIIYSGGVIVPILITCFLTVVVFSIERSITIGKASGKGNLDAFVSKVRSLLDGGKLEEAIKECDKQQGTVGNVAKTALAKYNELIHEKEFSKDQKLAALQKEVEEATSLELPMLEKNLSILSTLGSVSTLIALLGTVLGMIRSFFAIGEGGGAPDAAELATGIAEALINTGLGIGTSAIAIIMYNLFTAKIDSLTYKIDEIGMSLQQTFSANN
- the gcvP gene encoding aminomethyl-transferring glycine dehydrogenase, whose translation is MIFDLMAHEQFEERHHGKRSKNLNAMLKTLGVENLDQLIGQTLPEGIRLAKPLQLPEALSESDFLAEIRRIANENKVFKSYIGLGYYDTLLPTVIQRNILENPAWYTAYTPYQAEIAQGRLEMLFNFQTMVCDLTGMPLANASLLDEATAAAEAMAMFYATRKGAKKKVADRFLIAENCYAHTIDVVKGRAESLDIKVEVCALKDLDFAEDVFGLLLQNPGKNGEVKDYSQLIGEAHDAGVKVAVAADLLSLALFKPAGEMGADVVLGTTQRFGVPMGLGGPHAAYFATLEEYKRQIPGRIIGLSKDAEGNDAYRMALQTREQHIRREKATSNICTAQVLLAVISAAYGVYHGQAGIKRIAGRVHGLAQFFANSVQGLDYHVVHNDFFDTVAIEVPEASKIQELALAKGINLYYVSEALVCVSFDEAKTLADVGELLEIFAEANGKRVRMNLKAEVEADFGVGLKRTSEFMTHPVFNVHHTEHEMLRYLKYLESKDLSLVHSMISLGSCTMKLNATSEMIPISWPEFAGIHPFAPAAQTEGYQELFANLRQWLREITGFDAISLQPNSGAQGEYAGLMVIRAYHESRGDHKRNVVLIPSSAHGTNPASAVMAGMHVVVTPCDDFGNIDIDALRAKAEEHAEDLSCLMVTYPSTHGVFEEGIKEICQIVHHYGGRVYMDGANMNAQVGLTSPASIGADVCHLNLHKTFCIPHGGGGPGMGPIGVVKDLIPFLPGHVEVKPRPDQESEQEFGSIHAVSAAPWGSASILPISYAYIAMMGAEGLTNATKNAILNANYIKTRLEGDFKILYAGANGRCAHEMILDCREFKQSAGIEVEDIAKRLIDYGFHSPTVSFPVAGTLMIEPTESESKEELDRFCDALISIRAEIREIENGEADRENNVLINAPHSMRVVMANTWDRPYDREKAAFPAEHLRFNKFWPAVSRVDSAYGDRNLVCSCLPIEAYAEA
- a CDS encoding ExbD/TolR family protein, which produces MAEVQVKESGGGDGKVRVKKKSGKPDMTPMVDLGFLLITFFIYTTTFSKPNIMGFATPKKDDKPPEEQEQVDIKVSNTITIILGEDDRVFWYQKPLKEVTVDDLHETDYSAEGIRAAILLKKSQALTPENWTVIIKPSDESTWKNTVDILDEMAITDSEKKAVVDLQKVEKEAYYTKIGKPVPTE
- a CDS encoding PstS family phosphate ABC transporter substrate-binding protein, whose product is MKKTFLLTAILTPLLYGCHSVGKTERLHVNKGKAIIAADESFEEVVKAQVNAYKSHYPETEFEVIYAPEQKAIRLMLSDSADIAVVSRELSADEQKYFTSRRIDYTPAEMAIDAVVLVVNKDFELNEISEARVASILKGEDEAFQLVFDNGSSSNLNFFLNHFKLEKVSNKTVSAAKGTEDVFAYVENHKKAIGVIGLNWISDEDDPNVRRRKSAVKILKVSKPGQVAEFASLATLRNQSYPFAKSIYLHTTQEQWGVAKGFVRFACSQIGQLVVEKMGLQPFYLIPKKYEMSETPEINVTE
- a CDS encoding energy transducer TonB; its protein translation is MDPKKNIIGENLDDIIFSNRNKAYGAYFLRKNYTKYLTRAAVLGVSACLLVIGGAWGFNKFIAPNLEKEQVDVVDIDLSKLEEQLDEEEPPPPPPPPPEEPPPPPPEVKQVQFLPPEPKADEEVKIEEPPPTLEEVEKAVISNKDVEGDDVVDAFTPPPPPPPAVTKPAGLAKPKEEQIFTAVEQQPEFPGGTKAMYEYIGKNIKYPAAAQRANVSGRVFVKFVVEKDGSIGKIDVLKGIGFGCDEEAIRVIKSMPKWNPGRQNGKNVRVYFTMPVFYQLE